DNA from Fundulus heteroclitus isolate FHET01 chromosome 17, MU-UCD_Fhet_4.1, whole genome shotgun sequence:
AGGGTTGGCGGCAATTTTGGGCcttgttgcatgatgggagttggtggccattttgaccacattgcatcatgggaaatgcagtctgtcacgtcCTGAACTGGCGTTCCATAAATATGCTCATTTCCTCCCTTTACTTAACGGCATATTGCAGCATTGGATTTTCCTTTTccttgggggtggggggtctaATGGCATTTCAGAGGTTGGCTTTGGACATCCTCCTGCATCCATTACCTGATCCATGTATCGTCTGTACCTGCCTATCCATGCAGTGTCACAGGGGgcctggtgcctgtctccagcagtcattgtgCAGGAGAACACGCAAACCCCATGCAGACAGACCCCAGatcaggatttgaacccagaaccttcttgctgcaaggctaacAGCTGCATCACTTTTCAAACCTGAATGCTTGCAGCAATTTTTAAAAACGTATTTATCGAACTTAACTCTAGACGCCCACAAGACAAATGCGTGACAATCAACAGCCTCTTTCTCTTAAAATACCAACCACAACAGTTTCACAAGCAGAATACGGGGTTTCAGCTGCAAAAAGCTGGAAACTCTGCTTTAGGTAGATGATCGGTTTAAGGATGACGtatctctctgctgctgtcaggtcttagctggattttttttgttttttcacaaagACACAACTTTCAGATATTatgttgtcatgatttaggtttttgtttgctttactttggacttttctggacctttcatcagcctgtcacctctcagccaccagccactatccaatcagctcagcgcCAGTCAATCAGCccacatcaactccacctgctgccagtgaTTAGTCAGCCaggctcacctgttcacctgtctacatatacctgcttcATCCAACCCATCTCTACCAGAACATCTCATTTCGTCTCGTCTCGTCTAGTGTGGTGTGCCCTGTTTCTACCAGATcctgtgctcagccagctggactcttcagatGGACGTTGCCAGTttccccgtgagttccagctgctccctctgcctgatgatgatgaaaatcttaaaacatttttcacaacatCAGCATTTAATCATCCTTCCACAAATACTGAGACCCAACCTGTACTTATCCAatgacaccaaactcacagccGGAGCTACAATGGAAGAGTTTGGATCAAAGTGTAATCAACtgttagaacggcccagtcaaagtacagacctaaatccaatgaTGATCTGTAGCTAGGCTTGAGGAAAATGgatgttcacagacactctccatccaatctgactgatctTGAGCTGATGGAGAGATACCCAGGAGACTTGCAGCAGCAACGGCAGCAAGAGGGAGTTCTGCAAAGTAACAATTCTGGGTGGTTGGATACAAATGGACGCTGCACAGACTTTTATTCTTCAAAACCTTTGAAAAGTATCTAACATTTTTCTTCCGCTTCAAAGTTGTGGccaactttgtgtttgtctatcacataaaatcccaataaaatacactgaagccATCACAAAAGGCCGTTATACGACCAATGCATacaaacaggaagcagaggcgaaggataaaaaaaaaaaaaaaaaaaaaaaaaacagaaaccctTTAATCAAGAgacttaataaaattaaagtcAACAGTCCAAAATCCAAAACATGAAGTGAAGAGCAGCCAACAGAAACAAATCCAAAATCCTGATGTAAATCCGGGAAACCAGGGACACGAGATGCAAAGAAAGAGACAACGGACAACAGATGGACCAGCAGAGACtgacaaaaggaaaaaggaagtaTGGAGAGGTGATCAGTGGAAAAAGAGACAAAttaaagagagacagagaggctgTGAGAAAAGACAGGAGAACAGCGAGTGAGGGAGCGAAAGGAAAACGACAGAACAATAGGCATACAGCGCATAACTCAACTCACGACAGGCactcaaaacacaaaataagaaaaacacagaaactaaAGACTACAACTCTAAATGCAACCGTACAACAAAACATCACAGAGTGCAACATGTGACAGGATGCGAGGTTCAAGGGGCGTAAGTACTTTAGGGGAGCCCTTCAGACGgctcataaaaacataaataatcagCGCTCATCTTCTCCACCTTAACAGAAAAATAACCTGAATGAACCCTGTGGCAAACAATCTGAGACCCAACAACAACGAGGAGGAGAACGCAGGCAGCCGATGTGTGAGCAGCTAAAAACTAAGAGCTCAGCGAAACAGGGACGACGTTTATTTATCGGGCGTTGTCTCCTGTCCCCAGATAAAGAGCGGTGGTCTTTTGTTCTGCTGGACAGCAGAGCCAGGAAACTGCCTTAATGGCCTTCCAGTTGGGTTCTGATCCCCCAACACACGTTCGAATCTTTACCAGTGATGTCACAGAGAAGTAGGGCtaaacaattaatcgcattttcaatataatcgcgattttaaaaaacgcaatttccaaatcgcagagtctgcaatttttggctatgtaacaattagtgaatcagacgcgtcctttaggtgttggtaaaatgtttaaagtgggtttgcctccacatggaagggaagacagttgcagcagtgagataatttaatttattacttgttttagagtttatataatcatacatagcattaagtacaggtcaatcagtttaatacataaacttgcttgttggttgcactttatgttcaacaaggattgatgtccaaatcaactaaaacctgttctcttgaataatattctgattaatagaaacattaaaagttcttgttttaaatagtccttgtttacaaacatctttatttagacgccatttttgttactTGTGGTTAACTCAGAGAAAAGTCAATATtacaattttggttgaaatatatcgtaggcagaatgcaatcatttctgctctgagtttagatgctgcgggtcttttagcaactaatccacatggcgaggaaacaaattgatttgttgtttgtatatgtttaaaaagacatgataaattatacatgaaattgcaatattaagaaaaaaaatcgcaattagattattttccaaaatcgttcagccctacagAGAAGGTCTGAATTATGTGTCTGGTTGGGTGGAGGAGGTGGGGAGCGATAAGACGACCAAAGAGGGCAGAGggccaagcaaaaaaaaaacaggcccacAGGGAGGCATTTCTGCTCCACTTttctaccacacacacacacacacacacacacacacacgaggcAGGCAATCTGCGCAGACAGGCCCTCCGAGCACCCTCATAAAATGCTAATGTGAGTCCGAACAAGCGTTAAAAGCGTTAACATGACCGTCGGCGCTGGAGTATCCCCTGACAATGAACCATCCACACGCTTTTCCAGGAGAATCACCACAGTTTGACGCGGTGCCGCTGTGACCTGggctgacagagagagagagagagagagagcaaaccTGAAAAGGGCGGATCTGACCGCCACAGATAAGACCAGGCTTTGAGCGTAAAAGTTAATTAAAGGGTTTGGCAGGAAAGTGCTGCTCTCCGCTTGTCCGTTTGGTTCCCACGCACCTGAAACGACCAGCAAACCCCTTCCCTGCTCTCGTTTCAGGGGGGGCCTTTCTGTGTGCGTCTCAAACCTGAACTTGGAAGCGTCAAAGCGCGATAACATCAACTATGTACGGCTGAGATGTTGAAATCTGTGGCTGTTATCCCGAGAGGAAGAACCGGGGCTTTTTGGGCGTGCAGCGTTCTCCGCCACATACCCAAAGCAAGACACCTGTTTTGTCTTGCTTTGCCTTCGGGTTACGGCCTCTGCGTGTGCAGGCTCGTCCTCAGGATGAGCGTGGCCTCAACCCCTGACCCCTGACCCTGTACACAGCAGAAGAAGGCACCACATCACCAGCCAGCTTGTGTGGACTGATGTGGCGGTGCAGTGAGAATGTAGGAAAACATCATGACGTCTAGAAAGAGGTCCATCTCTGCTGTTCGGTCTGTGACCCAGACAAGGCTGAGGTTTTGGATTCATCaagaataaaagttaaaattcttctgttcctgtggaaccaactcccagttctggtccatgaggcagacaccctgtctacttttaagactaatcttaaaactttccttttagacaaagcttatagttagagtggctcatgttaccctgagctacctctatagttatgctgctataggcttaggctactggaggacatcagggtctatttttctcactctatagactTCTACTGTTCtttaattatgcattatgtgttgtcatttctgctttaactttctgttctctctcttttatcttcgtagtaggtacacctggtctggtgttctgttaactgtgacatcatccagagaagacggctcacccgctactaccatctaatgtagaacagattactggatcaatgtgtgcttctgtgcttttttgtctctcttgttgtgtctctgctctgtcttctgtaaccccagtcggtcgaggcagatgaccgttcatactgagcctggttctgccggaggttttccttcccgttaatgggtggtttttcttcccactgtcgcttcatgcttgctcagtatgagggattgcagcaaagccatgcacaatgcagatgactcttcctgtggctctacggttccccaggagtgaatgctgcttgtcgggactttgaagcaatcaactggtttccttatataggacatttttgaccaatctgtataatctgacccaatctgtataatatgattgaacttgattttgtaaagtgccttgagatgacatgtttcatgatttggcgctatataaataaaattgaattgaattgaattgaatctaacCAGAGCATCTTGTGCCGAGACCGGTTAGGGATGTGTGGTTCTCCAGACTGAGGGTTCTCTTACCCTGCTATCCTCCTGGGTTTCCCAGTCTGGGCTGAAGGTGTGGAATGGTTGGCTCCCTTGGCTGCAGTTGGAAAACTGGAAAAGGCTGGAGAAGGTGCGTCTGTTCTCCGCTGTGTCAGGGAAGACTGCATCCTGGAAGTTGACACCGTGAGGTAGGATGCTGTAGTTCTCATCCATCCTTAACAGGAGATTAAAAAAGAAGGACTAACATGAGAGGGTATTCAAAATCCAAGAAACCAACGTGTGCTGGGTATTAAGTGAAATTATACTTAAAGAGTTCACCTTAAGCATCACATCTAAGCAGTTTTAAAGTTGCTTGCGGGAAATCTCCTAAATCTGGCAACCAACTTTTGTGGGAAATGCCAGCTGTATATTTTACAAATCAAGATGTTTGGAAGTGAACCATGAAGCCGCACCTGAGGAAGAAAAAGTAGGAGTAATTCTCCATCACGGCGTGAGACTGGCAGGACAGGTACCCCAGCCCGGTCAGGTTGAGCCTGGATCCAGACGGCACTTCCAGCATACTGCCCCAGGCCTGGTCGCACAGCAGCTCCACCTCCGCCGAGTACAGCAGCCCGTCCTCCGCTGCGTCGTAGCCGTAACCGAAGGGCAGCGAGTTGTGCGTGTTGCCCAGGCCGAAGCCCAGCGGCTCCCGGTGGATCGCCAGGACCCGAGCGTACACGATGATCTCCGCCAGCTCCGCCCGGCAGCCTTCGCTCAGCGGCCGCCACTCGGAGGGCAATTGGCAGCCGTGCGTAAACGTCTCCAAAGTGTCCAGCTGCGCCAGAACGCAGAGCGTTGCGAGGAAGAAAGTCCCGGAGAGCATTCCGAAAATCACGAAAATCTAATGCCGGGGTTTAAGagacttttgttctttttttttatgattattaaACTGTTATTTCCCCGAAATCGAGTCAACCAATAAGAATGCGAGGTATGCGCACAGTTTAATTTCGTAGAAAATACTGTGATACGTTACCTAAGCGCTGGAGGATGCGGTCTAAAATCGTCTCAGATAACGCATCTATAAAGTTTTGAAATTACATCAGCACAACTTtctttaggggaaaaaaagcggATCAGATTTCACGTCGGAAACCTCAGCCTCTCCAACCTGTTGCTGCGCTCATTCCCCCGAGCTGCGGGAACCACAAGCTGCTGCAGTCTGTGCTGCATTCACTGACTGATGGACATCTCAGGTATTTGAGCTTCCCATCTCCTCTGGTGGACATGTAAAGTTGAAAAGcgcaaaacaaaaatcataataTGACctgttattattatcattattattattagtagtagtagtagtagtaccactactactactactactactactactactactactactagtagtagtagtagtactactactactattaatataataataataataataataataataataataataataataataataataataataatttaattgttattgttattgttattattattattattattgttggtcgtagtagtagcagtagtggtagtagtagtggtggaagtggtggtggtagtatacacatacttaaatatattttttctgattgtttctataaatattatttaatacactgtTTCTTAAGATAGAGGAAAAAGTAAATTCTGTTATTACACATttcaaagttttaatttttctgcTTGTCTCTCTAGCGTTATAATTTAGCGTACTGTTGTCACTGTCAGGGTTTTATTGGTCATTTagtgcccttttttttttttacaacccaAGCTATATATTATATTGAGATGATCTATTGCTATATGCTAAATCTTCTAAGCCTCTTGAATTCATAGAGATGCAGAAGTAGCTTTCTATGGAATTGTGATAATGTCACAAAAACGTATTAAATGTAGAAATACTAGATACTGAAACCGCGAGTATTTACAAAATCTCTACTGCTTAATGGAAGTAGATTTTCCTGCCAAACTGGACTGAAGAACACCAACCTGCTGAGATTAAAAAGTGGCCGATTGAGCTGGACAACACTGCCGCCTAGCGGATGTTAgtgttaaatgtgaaaataaggAGGATAGCCTTTGATAGTATGAAATCCAGgttattcaaaaaagaaaattctgaTCCTCAAAACTTCTCACGTATTAAATCCATTCCAACTGAgtattttgtaaatgtaatCATTTACACTGAAGTTAATTATTAAACGTGACCTACTATCATACCCCTAGTTTGCAGAGGTTGCAATCATTTCtatgttgttggtttttttcccCGACTAGATTGGAAGGTTTTCTTGTGTGCATGGCGTGTTTTTGGTCATGCTACAGCTTTAGGTGTAGATCCATCCAGATTTTCACGAGGACAATCTAATAtcttatatattatttatttttcgttGTTCAGTGATTGAGTTGTTTGTGCATTTCAGATCAGTCTCCTGCTGCATAGCCCAAGTGTGCTCCCTGAGCTGAAGCCGCAATCTGACAGCCAGACCTTCTCCTTCGGGATTTTCTAGTGGACACCAGAATATGTTGCTTTATGatatcttttagttttttttctacagggAAATAGGTCCTattttagtgatttttttttattctgttggaCTGGACTATTTACACTTATTCCATTATATCAGTTAAATTTTGACATTGGGCTATTTAGGGATGATGTTCATCCCCTTAACAAATGAAATCACAATTTGAAagcacctttttctttttactactTTGACTGATGTGTGTATATTGATGgatgatctgaaacacaaaggcaaaaaaaatgaaaccctTAAGGAGGTGAATGTTTTATCATAGAACCAATATGAACCAATTTGAGTCCCAACTTTTCTCTGTAGTTGTCCTACATTAAACCTGTGCAGGCAGTTAACTAGGGGCCATTATCTACCCTGCAAAATGTCCCATAAGGGTTCAATCTCCCGGCCTGCTTTGTCCATATGGGCCCTATTTGTACATGTCGGTTGTGCATGAGCATCTAGTtcttgttattaaaaatgatttccACCCTGAAAATATTATATTCTAACAAACTATTGTGGAGGACCAATCAGTTATGTCAGACAAGTATGATTGAGATGTGTCTTTATTTTGCTACAGCAGGTTATAGATTCCAGAGGTCTTGCGTTTGTGGGAGCTGCAACAGCAGCATTCTCCGAGGATTTATAGAAACAAAACCACTTCCTGCTCATACTGTCAC
Protein-coding regions in this window:
- the ccdc3a gene encoding coiled-coil domain-containing protein 3a, which gives rise to MLSGTFFLATLCVLAQLDTLETFTHGCQLPSEWRPLSEGCRAELAEIIVYARVLAIHREPLGFGLGNTHNSLPFGYGYDAAEDGLLYSAEVELLCDQAWGSMLEVPSGSRLNLTGLGYLSCQSHAVMENYSYFFFLRMDENYSILPHGVNFQDAVFPDTAENRRTFSSLFQFSNCSQGSQPFHTFSPDWETQEDSRLLCSSVQLALFEEEERGRKLQERLATAERRNRQLKERVGKVKRSLRNARKAARKAEQEARKLQERLKAAERHLNAVTQEEPPLGGLTGAAARERMQL